A region of Deltaproteobacteria bacterium DNA encodes the following proteins:
- a CDS encoding sulfatase translates to MEERNIVIISLDEVRPDHLSCYGYQGVRTRHIDEVAGRGVRFETCISTADFTPIAMGTVITGRYPNRHGMRDPYCRLVGPSIGRILKERGYTTAGFVGNGLLAGQHGFADGFAFWNETSKETSWLELRYAGSDQVFYEGNYWVEELFHWLEGNHKARFFVWGHLYETHEGSEHALLRRGLIREGELAEFEYYDAKIRMADERLIGPLLGRLEELGIVDDTILVVMSDHGTNLGDRPARQIPWREEGKIYPQHTTMYDHDLKVAMIISGPGLPRGRVVRGMVGSVDLAPTLLDLVGISTEQYDFDGTSLLPAIERGEATGREIYSEDLFEPRGDGALQSIRTDGFKFIRNLTLGTEEFYDLENDPQERNNIIEQIDKARAVELRKKLNVFLRDTVSQGKGFSKKDREKIDRRLRALGYIQ, encoded by the coding sequence ATGGAGGAGAGGAACATTGTTATCATCAGTCTTGATGAGGTTCGGCCGGACCATTTGAGTTGTTATGGGTACCAGGGGGTCAGGACCAGGCATATTGATGAGGTGGCCGGGCGTGGAGTGAGGTTTGAGACCTGTATCAGTACGGCTGACTTTACACCCATTGCCATGGGCACGGTGATCACGGGGAGGTATCCGAACAGGCACGGCATGAGGGACCCGTATTGTCGGCTTGTGGGGCCTTCGATTGGAAGGATTCTCAAGGAGAGGGGATATACCACGGCCGGTTTTGTGGGGAATGGTCTTTTGGCCGGCCAGCATGGTTTTGCCGACGGATTTGCTTTCTGGAATGAGACCTCCAAGGAGACCAGTTGGCTCGAGCTTCGCTATGCTGGGAGCGATCAGGTCTTCTACGAGGGCAACTACTGGGTGGAAGAGTTGTTCCACTGGTTGGAGGGCAATCACAAGGCCCGGTTTTTTGTCTGGGGGCATCTGTACGAGACCCATGAGGGATCGGAGCATGCTCTTCTCAGGAGGGGACTAATCAGGGAGGGGGAGTTGGCTGAGTTTGAGTACTACGATGCGAAGATAAGGATGGCTGATGAGAGGTTGATAGGGCCACTGCTTGGGAGGCTGGAGGAATTGGGGATCGTGGATGACACGATTTTGGTTGTGATGAGCGACCACGGAACCAATCTGGGGGACCGGCCTGCCCGGCAGATTCCGTGGAGGGAAGAGGGTAAGATATATCCCCAGCATACGACCATGTATGATCACGATCTCAAGGTTGCCATGATCATAAGCGGGCCGGGGCTGCCGAGGGGGAGGGTTGTAAGGGGGATGGTAGGTTCTGTGGATCTGGCCCCTACGCTTTTGGATCTGGTCGGCATCTCGACCGAGCAGTATGATTTTGATGGGACGAGCCTGCTGCCTGCGATCGAGAGGGGCGAGGCCACCGGGAGGGAGATTTACTCCGAGGATCTTTTTGAGCCTCGTGGGGATGGGGCCTTGCAATCGATCAGGACGGACGGTTTCAAGTTTATACGTAACCTGACTCTTGGGACCGAGGAGTTCTACGATCTGGAAAACGATCCGCAGGAAAGGAACAACATCATCGAACAGATCGACAAGGCCAGGGCCGTTGAACTGAGGAAGAAACTGAACGTCTTTCTCAGGGACACGGTCTCCCAGGGCAAGGGGTTTTCCAAGAAAGACAGGGAGAAGATCGACAGGAGGCTCAGGGCGCTGGGATACATACAATAG
- a CDS encoding sulfatase codes for MNVILLTIDTLRKDALGCYGGRGLTPYIDSIQDHCIRFTKAHSAGPYTRAAFPGILTSSYYLEYGMEQELSGRRTLISEALNRAGIVTAAFHSNPFLSEDFGWNRGWDVFYDSMDEEVDDKAPYIKAREINAKVAAWLSSHIGSGGYRPFFVWVHYMDIHEPYVPERKYIDMVDPSIDLSEEEMFRLFPEVVLKRDVSDRAKVELLRKLYLAHVREVDDGVRGFFGILDDTGVLGESVIIITSDHGDEFGEHGGISHDGKMYSELVNVPLMIYEPQRREGVVSDTLVTTLDIPPTIVYLFGLEPVEAFEGHSLLPLEEYRERGVFGEAVDKHGSFEKGEEKEVHYYREGGLKIIYRERDDAWEMYDLESDSKEVRNIVDTSPRAEQMKEKIRPRVRRYRR; via the coding sequence GTGAACGTGATTCTACTGACCATCGACACCCTGAGGAAGGACGCCCTTGGTTGTTACGGCGGCAGGGGTCTGACCCCGTATATCGATTCGATCCAGGACCACTGCATTCGGTTCACCAAGGCCCATTCGGCCGGGCCTTACACCCGGGCGGCTTTTCCCGGGATTCTCACCTCTTCCTACTACCTGGAATACGGCATGGAACAGGAGCTCTCTGGCAGGAGGACGCTCATATCGGAGGCTCTCAACAGGGCCGGGATCGTGACGGCGGCCTTTCACTCCAACCCTTTTCTGAGCGAGGATTTCGGGTGGAACCGGGGTTGGGACGTCTTCTATGACTCCATGGACGAGGAGGTGGACGACAAGGCGCCCTACATCAAGGCCCGCGAGATAAACGCAAAGGTGGCCGCATGGCTCTCCTCCCATATCGGCTCGGGAGGCTACAGGCCGTTTTTTGTCTGGGTTCACTACATGGACATCCACGAGCCCTATGTTCCTGAGCGGAAGTACATCGACATGGTGGATCCGTCGATCGATCTGAGCGAGGAGGAGATGTTCAGGCTCTTTCCCGAGGTCGTACTCAAGCGGGATGTATCGGACAGGGCGAAGGTGGAACTCTTAAGGAAACTCTACCTGGCCCATGTCCGAGAGGTCGACGACGGGGTGAGGGGGTTTTTCGGGATTCTCGATGATACGGGAGTCCTCGGGGAGTCTGTCATCATCATCACCTCGGATCACGGAGACGAATTCGGTGAGCACGGGGGGATCTCCCATGACGGCAAGATGTACTCAGAGCTTGTCAACGTGCCCCTGATGATCTATGAGCCTCAAAGGCGAGAGGGTGTTGTCTCGGACACGCTGGTCACGACCCTTGACATCCCTCCGACCATAGTCTATCTGTTTGGTCTCGAACCGGTTGAGGCATTTGAGGGGCATTCCCTCCTGCCCCTTGAGGAGTACCGTGAGAGGGGCGTCTTCGGTGAGGCTGTGGACAAGCACGGGAGTTTCGAGAAGGGGGAGGAGAAGGAGGTTCACTACTACAGGGAGGGAGGCCTGAAGATAATCTACCGGGAAAGAGATGATGCGTGGGAGATGTACGATCTCGAGTCAGATTCGAAAGAGGTGAGAAACATCGTGGACACATCTCCTCGAGCCGAGCAGATGAAGGAGAAGATCAGGCCCCGGGTGAGGCGGTACCGGAGGTAG
- a CDS encoding phosphoadenosine phosphosulfate reductase family protein, with protein MALDKKISEKRKRQCEKLVQISKNIVRQAFDRFAHQELGITWTGGKDSGLTLWIIRQVCQDRGIGLPKTMIIGEGDEFPEIEEFVERMKEEWDVPLEVCRNEDVLKAANYTLNAPVRVKELNERNRAELKRIGFDKEEFPFEAESYAGNHLMKTVVFHEFLERNGIKGIFQGLRWDEHPARFNDEYFEHMEGGHLVPEHTRIRPILHFTEKDLWDTYAAFKIPYCPLYEKGYRSLGAKTTSQKNSDIPAWQQDLENTEERMGRRQDKEKAMERMRKLGYM; from the coding sequence ATGGCTCTGGACAAGAAGATCAGCGAGAAGCGGAAGCGGCAGTGTGAGAAGCTCGTTCAGATCTCGAAGAACATTGTCAGGCAGGCCTTTGACAGGTTTGCCCACCAGGAGTTGGGCATCACCTGGACGGGGGGGAAGGACAGCGGTCTGACCCTGTGGATCATCCGGCAGGTCTGCCAGGACAGGGGAATCGGCCTTCCCAAGACCATGATCATCGGCGAAGGCGATGAATTTCCGGAGATCGAGGAGTTTGTTGAAAGAATGAAAGAGGAATGGGACGTTCCCCTTGAGGTCTGCCGGAACGAGGATGTCCTGAAGGCCGCCAACTACACCCTGAATGCTCCGGTAAGGGTAAAGGAGCTCAATGAGCGGAATCGTGCCGAGCTCAAGCGGATCGGTTTCGACAAGGAGGAATTTCCCTTTGAGGCGGAATCCTACGCCGGGAACCATTTGATGAAGACCGTGGTTTTCCACGAGTTCCTGGAGAGGAACGGGATCAAGGGGATCTTTCAGGGGCTCCGTTGGGACGAACACCCGGCCCGGTTCAACGACGAGTATTTCGAGCACATGGAGGGTGGGCATCTGGTGCCGGAGCACACCCGGATTCGGCCGATTCTGCACTTTACGGAAAAGGATCTCTGGGACACCTATGCTGCTTTCAAGATCCCCTACTGCCCCCTCTACGAGAAGGGCTACAGATCGCTCGGAGCCAAGACGACCTCCCAGAAGAACTCCGACATACCAGCATGGCAACAGGACCTGGAAAACACCGAAGAAAGAATGGGAAGACGCCAGGACAAAGAAAAAGCCATGGAAAGAATGCGAAAACTAGGGTATATGTGA
- the sat gene encoding sulfate adenylyltransferase, which produces MVQLIPPHGGRLVRALLEGEELRSEKERALAGLLRVRMSSRETSDLIMMGIGAFSPLEGFMGKEDWRLVCDELRTARGTFWPIPITLSVSEERAAEIKEGQEIALVDGDRGEIVGSMKVEEKYRIDKRHECLSVFRTDDPKHPGVAKVMAQSEVNLAGPVKVFSELDYPERFGRLYARPDETREIFAQKGWSRVAALQLRNPMHRSHEYLAKIALEVSDGIFIHQLVGKLKEGDIPAEVRVRCVDALLKGYFPAERVVNKVYPMEMRYGGPREALLHACFRQNYGASHIIIGRDHAGVGNFYGPFDAQRIFSEIPEGSLRIKILPIDWTFYCYKCEGMASMKTCPHSPEDRLLISGTRLREMLSRGERPPREFSRPEVVDILVSYYSQGG; this is translated from the coding sequence ATGGTACAGCTGATTCCACCTCACGGTGGGAGACTGGTGCGGGCCCTGCTCGAGGGCGAGGAACTCCGGTCCGAGAAGGAGCGGGCCCTGGCAGGCCTCCTCCGGGTCCGCATGAGTTCACGGGAAACCTCGGATCTGATCATGATGGGAATCGGTGCTTTCAGCCCCCTTGAAGGTTTCATGGGCAAAGAGGACTGGCGCCTTGTCTGCGACGAGCTTAGAACGGCCCGGGGAACCTTCTGGCCGATCCCGATAACCCTTTCGGTCTCCGAGGAGAGAGCAGCAGAGATAAAGGAGGGCCAGGAGATCGCCCTTGTCGACGGTGACCGGGGTGAAATCGTAGGCTCCATGAAAGTGGAGGAGAAGTACCGGATCGACAAGAGGCATGAATGCCTCTCGGTATTTCGCACGGACGATCCGAAACACCCGGGAGTGGCAAAGGTTATGGCCCAAAGCGAGGTCAACCTGGCCGGTCCGGTCAAGGTTTTCAGCGAGCTCGACTACCCTGAGAGATTCGGGAGGCTCTATGCTCGGCCTGACGAAACCAGAGAGATATTCGCCCAGAAGGGATGGAGTAGGGTAGCAGCCCTCCAGTTGCGAAACCCCATGCACAGGTCCCACGAATACCTCGCCAAGATCGCCCTGGAGGTCTCGGACGGAATCTTCATACATCAGCTCGTGGGAAAACTGAAGGAAGGAGACATCCCGGCCGAAGTCCGTGTGAGATGCGTTGACGCCCTTCTGAAGGGCTACTTCCCCGCGGAACGGGTGGTCAACAAGGTCTACCCCATGGAGATGCGTTACGGAGGTCCGAGAGAGGCGCTGCTCCACGCCTGCTTCAGGCAGAACTACGGCGCATCCCACATCATCATAGGTAGGGACCACGCCGGGGTCGGCAACTTCTACGGCCCCTTCGACGCCCAGAGAATCTTTTCCGAAATTCCGGAGGGATCACTCAGGATAAAGATCCTGCCCATCGACTGGACCTTCTACTGTTACAAGTGCGAGGGCATGGCCTCGATGAAGACCTGTCCCCACTCTCCGGAAGATCGCCTGCTGATCAGCGGGACAAGACTCCGTGAGATGCTCTCCCGGGGTGAACGCCCTCCCAGGGAGTTCAGCCGGCCCGAGGTAGTCGATATCCTGGTATCCTACTATTCTCAAGGGGGATAG
- a CDS encoding sulfite exporter TauE/SafE family protein, producing the protein MVETLTLLLIGGVAGFLSSLLGIGGGVILIPLLIYVGHIQILVATSVSVVAIIFASSAGTVAHYGRGNVHIATGIWMGVASIASALGGALLSGYFPDALLYYLYMGIVTAAIIMLFLPRLRQTPNPREFHLRRLPAVLTGLFKGFMTGVLGIGGGFILVPLMIYFLDMPIHKAMGTSLAVNLFTAAAGFVGKLATGNYDLRVIFWVVLGIIPATQAGAWAANKSSPRSLRLFLVALLMVILVKMAWSVFLQPQGQ; encoded by the coding sequence TTGGTTGAGACTCTGACACTCCTTCTTATAGGCGGTGTGGCGGGTTTTCTCTCCAGCCTCCTTGGGATCGGTGGAGGGGTCATCCTGATCCCCCTGCTCATCTATGTGGGGCACATCCAGATACTGGTCGCCACCTCGGTGAGCGTGGTGGCCATAATCTTTGCCTCCTCCGCCGGCACCGTGGCCCACTATGGAAGGGGCAACGTCCACATCGCCACAGGGATATGGATGGGTGTCGCCAGTATCGCGAGCGCACTGGGCGGCGCTCTTCTTTCAGGGTATTTTCCGGACGCCCTGCTCTACTATCTCTATATGGGGATAGTGACGGCGGCCATCATCATGCTCTTTCTTCCACGCCTCAGGCAGACGCCGAACCCCCGAGAATTTCATCTCAGGAGGTTGCCCGCCGTTCTAACCGGTCTCTTCAAAGGCTTCATGACCGGTGTCTTGGGGATCGGAGGGGGGTTTATCCTCGTTCCCCTCATGATCTATTTCTTGGACATGCCGATCCACAAGGCCATGGGGACGTCGCTGGCTGTCAACCTGTTCACCGCAGCGGCAGGATTCGTGGGAAAACTCGCCACCGGGAATTACGACCTCCGAGTCATCTTCTGGGTCGTCCTGGGGATAATTCCGGCGACCCAAGCCGGCGCCTGGGCTGCCAACAAATCCAGCCCCCGCTCCCTACGACTGTTCCTCGTGGCTCTTCTCATGGTTATCCTGGTCAAGATGGCCTGGAGCGTCTTCCTCCAGCCTCAGGGTCAGTAA
- a CDS encoding radical SAM protein, whose translation MTEREAGVCRLAEQGFSPGSCRVRAGARDEPACRATLRWHGGRWERLVTSIHLSRPENYLSVYQSGCNFSCRKCHSWYFTKVKEGTWYSPVDILGEALAYQEIVTLWEPRPKATAWHARDTCRCCGSCVTRGERSRFCPGTLDPESILLSPQGFGPARNIIAFTGGDLTCCSEFYRECARLVKSRTRLWVLIETNGFGLTPQNLDYLGDSGVDGFWLDIKARDPEIHKWLTGCDNGRILKLPEQIIRRGFVLEVLSLFIPGVVETSQLVEIARDLRDVDPAIPFTTQDERLPEPQGR comes from the coding sequence ATGACCGAGAGAGAGGCCGGGGTCTGCCGCCTGGCAGAACAGGGGTTTTCCCCGGGCAGTTGTAGGGTGAGGGCAGGGGCGAGAGACGAACCGGCCTGCCGGGCGACCTTGAGGTGGCACGGAGGCCGGTGGGAGCGACTCGTCACGTCGATTCACCTCTCGCGGCCCGAGAACTACCTGTCCGTCTATCAATCAGGATGCAATTTTTCCTGCCGCAAATGCCATTCCTGGTACTTCACCAAGGTGAAGGAGGGCACATGGTACAGCCCCGTGGATATTCTCGGAGAAGCCCTCGCCTACCAGGAGATTGTAACCCTCTGGGAACCGCGGCCCAAAGCGACTGCCTGGCATGCCCGTGACACGTGCCGGTGCTGCGGGAGCTGTGTGACCCGGGGAGAGAGGTCCCGATTCTGCCCCGGAACCCTGGATCCTGAATCGATTCTCTTGAGCCCCCAAGGGTTCGGACCTGCACGGAACATCATCGCCTTTACCGGGGGTGATCTGACCTGCTGTTCCGAGTTCTACAGGGAGTGTGCCCGTCTTGTCAAGTCGAGAACGAGGCTGTGGGTACTGATCGAGACAAACGGCTTTGGGCTTACGCCTCAAAACCTCGACTACCTCGGTGATTCAGGGGTCGACGGCTTCTGGCTCGACATCAAGGCCCGCGATCCGGAGATACACAAGTGGCTCACCGGGTGTGATAACGGCCGCATCCTGAAACTGCCCGAACAGATCATCAGAAGGGGGTTTGTCCTGGAGGTTCTCTCCCTCTTCATTCCGGGAGTAGTCGAAACCAGCCAGCTCGTTGAGATTGCAAGGGATCTGAGGGACGTCGATCCGGCCATCCCTTTCACCACACAGGATGAGAGGCTACCGGAGCCCCAGGGCCGTTGA
- a CDS encoding enoyl-CoA hydratase/isomerase family protein, producing MGQNIEKVAVMGAGVMGSAIAAHLANVGIPCYLMDMVPGELAEQEKARKLTLESPEVRNRLATLGKERALKSKPAAFYSNRDAELITVGNFEDNMDWVKDADWVIEAIVEDLAVKKDFLRKLEPYCSGQTIVSTNTSGISVAAMSEEMPSEFRENFLGTHFFNPPRYMRLLEIIPLDTTRPEVVDRITSFGENVLGKGIVFAKDTPNFIANRIGSYGVAVTLREMIEGGYSIDEVDAITGQAMGRPKTASFRMLDMVGLDVILHVGRNLRESITDSRERDLLELPGFVQKMVENRWLGLKTGQGFYKKISSDGKEEILVLDYNTLDYRPRQKVSIPSLDVAKNTDDVRQRISSLVYARDRAGDFAWKVLKKTLLYCAGKVPEISDEIVHIDRAMRLGFNWELGPFETWDAIGVRRSVKRMEEEGETIPPLVRSLLAKGLESFYRSQRGERSFFDLATSGYKKIEENPRVILLPSLKEREMTIRSNPGASLIDMGDGVACLEFHSKMNAIGQDTQQMVLEALKEVERSFEGLVIGNHGANFSVGANLMMLLFEIQDENWDVVEAAVRDFQRVNMAIKFSPKPVVAAPAGMALGGGCEIALASARIRAAAETYMGLVEVGVGLIPAGGGCKEMLIRSMEAIPEGVEADPFPFVRRAAENIAMAKVSTSAKEAKELGYMRPSDSITINRDHLLYEAKQTVLAMAKEGYRAPRPRKIRVLGESGLAMFKMAVYTMREGHYISEYDAHIARKVGFVLCGGNVLPNTEVTEQYLLDLEREAFLSLCGEPKTQERIQYTLAKGKPLRN from the coding sequence ATGGGCCAGAACATCGAGAAGGTAGCCGTCATGGGTGCGGGTGTAATGGGGAGCGCTATCGCCGCGCACTTGGCCAACGTGGGAATCCCCTGTTACCTCATGGATATGGTGCCCGGCGAGCTCGCGGAGCAGGAAAAGGCCCGAAAGCTCACGCTCGAAAGCCCGGAGGTTCGGAACCGATTGGCCACACTGGGAAAAGAGAGAGCCTTGAAATCCAAACCCGCGGCCTTTTACAGCAACAGAGACGCGGAGTTGATCACCGTGGGGAACTTCGAGGACAACATGGACTGGGTGAAGGATGCGGACTGGGTCATCGAGGCAATCGTTGAAGACCTCGCCGTCAAGAAGGATTTTCTCAGAAAGTTGGAGCCCTACTGTTCCGGTCAGACCATCGTCAGCACCAACACGTCCGGGATTTCCGTGGCTGCCATGTCCGAAGAAATGCCCTCCGAATTCAGGGAAAATTTTCTTGGAACCCATTTCTTCAATCCGCCGCGGTACATGAGACTCCTCGAAATCATCCCCCTGGACACAACTCGGCCGGAAGTAGTCGATAGGATAACGAGCTTCGGAGAGAACGTGCTCGGCAAAGGCATCGTCTTTGCCAAAGACACGCCCAATTTCATTGCCAATCGCATCGGGTCGTACGGGGTGGCCGTCACCTTGCGGGAGATGATCGAGGGAGGCTACAGCATCGACGAAGTCGACGCAATAACCGGCCAGGCCATGGGGCGGCCGAAGACGGCTTCCTTTCGAATGCTCGACATGGTGGGCCTCGACGTGATTCTCCACGTGGGGCGGAATCTCAGAGAGTCGATCACCGACAGCCGGGAAAGGGATCTCTTAGAACTTCCCGGCTTTGTCCAGAAGATGGTGGAAAACCGCTGGCTCGGACTCAAGACGGGACAGGGATTCTACAAGAAGATCTCCTCGGACGGCAAGGAGGAGATCCTCGTGCTCGATTACAACACCCTCGACTACAGGCCCAGGCAGAAGGTCAGCATCCCTTCCCTCGACGTAGCGAAAAACACGGACGACGTCAGACAGCGGATCAGCTCCCTCGTCTACGCCCGGGACCGGGCAGGCGATTTTGCCTGGAAGGTACTGAAGAAGACCCTACTTTACTGTGCCGGCAAGGTTCCTGAAATCTCGGACGAGATCGTCCATATCGACCGTGCCATGAGGCTCGGTTTCAACTGGGAACTCGGTCCTTTTGAGACCTGGGACGCCATCGGCGTGCGAAGATCCGTTAAACGAATGGAGGAAGAAGGGGAGACCATTCCTCCCCTGGTCCGATCTCTCCTGGCAAAGGGCCTTGAATCCTTCTACCGGAGCCAAAGGGGCGAGCGGTCCTTTTTCGATTTAGCCACCTCTGGATACAAGAAAATCGAGGAAAATCCCAGGGTGATCCTGCTTCCCTCGCTCAAGGAACGGGAAATGACCATCCGATCCAATCCAGGGGCATCCCTTATCGATATGGGTGACGGGGTGGCATGCCTTGAGTTTCACAGCAAAATGAACGCCATCGGCCAGGATACGCAGCAGATGGTCCTTGAAGCTCTCAAAGAAGTCGAGAGGAGCTTCGAAGGACTGGTGATCGGCAACCACGGCGCGAACTTCTCTGTGGGGGCTAACCTGATGATGCTCCTCTTCGAGATCCAGGATGAGAACTGGGACGTGGTAGAGGCGGCGGTCCGAGACTTCCAGCGGGTCAACATGGCGATAAAGTTCTCCCCAAAACCGGTCGTCGCCGCCCCTGCGGGGATGGCGCTCGGAGGTGGTTGCGAGATCGCCCTGGCCAGTGCCAGGATACGGGCCGCTGCGGAGACGTATATGGGGCTGGTCGAGGTCGGCGTGGGGTTGATTCCCGCAGGGGGAGGGTGCAAGGAGATGCTTATCCGGAGCATGGAGGCCATCCCCGAAGGGGTCGAGGCTGATCCCTTCCCCTTTGTGCGCCGGGCAGCCGAAAACATCGCAATGGCCAAGGTCTCAACCAGCGCCAAGGAGGCCAAGGAACTCGGATACATGAGACCCTCCGATTCGATCACCATCAACCGAGACCATCTCCTCTACGAGGCCAAGCAAACCGTCCTGGCCATGGCAAAGGAAGGCTATCGCGCCCCGAGGCCGAGGAAAATAAGGGTCCTCGGGGAAAGCGGCCTTGCAATGTTCAAGATGGCGGTCTACACGATGAGGGAGGGCCATTACATAAGCGAATACGACGCCCACATCGCTCGAAAAGTGGGGTTTGTGCTGTGCGGGGGCAACGTTCTCCCAAATACCGAGGTCACCGAACAGTACCTCCTGGATCTGGAGAGGGAGGCGTTTCTGAGTCTCTGCGGTGAACCCAAGACCCAGGAGAGGATACAGTACACCCTGGCCAAAGGAAAGCCCCTGAGAAACTGA
- a CDS encoding thiolase family protein — translation MRDAVIVSAVRTAVGKAPRGALRYTRPDEIGALVLREAVNRVKGLIPDEIDDVIIGCAFPEGQQGLNMARGLALRAGFPDTVPGQTINRFCSSGLQSIATAAYTIACGGADTIIAGGVEFMSLNPTMMGLSPSPNPHVVDDRPEVYTSMGLTAERVAERFGISREDQDRFALRSHQKAALAIQEGRFRDEILPVQARLPDVTRDGRPTYRTVVFDTDEGVRFDTSLEALSSLKPVFRKDGVVTAGNSSQTSDGAAAVVVMSREKAEEKGLRPMAVFRAYGVVGVPPDIMGVGPAYAVPKVLKSAGLSLGDMDLIELNEAFAAQALYVIRELGIDMEKVNVNGGAIALGHPLGCTGAKLTTTLLYEMARRKARYGLVTMCVGGGMGAAGLFEREG, via the coding sequence ATGCGAGATGCTGTGATAGTTTCTGCCGTCCGGACGGCTGTGGGAAAGGCGCCTAGGGGGGCCCTCAGGTACACCCGGCCCGACGAAATAGGCGCCCTCGTTCTCAGGGAAGCCGTAAACAGAGTGAAGGGACTCATCCCCGACGAGATCGACGATGTCATCATCGGGTGTGCTTTTCCAGAAGGCCAGCAGGGCCTGAACATGGCCAGGGGCCTCGCTCTCAGGGCAGGATTCCCGGACACGGTTCCGGGACAAACGATCAATCGTTTCTGCTCTTCAGGGCTTCAATCTATAGCGACGGCAGCCTATACCATCGCCTGTGGCGGTGCTGACACGATCATTGCCGGAGGGGTGGAGTTCATGAGCCTGAACCCCACCATGATGGGTCTCTCCCCTTCGCCCAACCCACATGTCGTCGACGATCGCCCCGAGGTATACACCTCGATGGGGCTCACCGCCGAGAGGGTGGCAGAGAGATTTGGCATTTCCCGAGAAGATCAGGACAGGTTTGCCCTGAGAAGCCATCAGAAGGCAGCCCTCGCCATTCAGGAGGGCAGGTTCAGGGACGAGATCCTACCCGTCCAGGCCCGCCTGCCGGACGTTACCCGGGACGGCAGACCGACTTACAGGACGGTCGTCTTCGACACGGATGAAGGGGTCAGATTCGATACATCCCTGGAGGCCCTGTCGAGCCTGAAACCCGTCTTCCGGAAAGACGGGGTCGTCACGGCCGGCAACTCCTCTCAGACTTCGGACGGCGCGGCTGCTGTTGTGGTCATGTCCAGGGAAAAAGCCGAAGAGAAGGGACTGAGGCCCATGGCGGTATTCAGGGCCTATGGGGTAGTCGGAGTCCCCCCGGACATCATGGGGGTGGGGCCTGCCTATGCGGTCCCGAAGGTCCTCAAATCGGCGGGGCTTTCTCTCGGGGACATGGATCTCATAGAACTGAACGAGGCCTTTGCCGCCCAGGCCCTCTATGTCATCCGCGAACTCGGCATCGACATGGAGAAGGTCAATGTCAATGGAGGGGCCATTGCTCTCGGCCATCCCTTGGGATGCACGGGAGCCAAGCTGACCACCACCCTCCTGTATGAGATGGCCAGGCGAAAGGCGAGGTATGGTCTTGTAACCATGTGCGTCGGTGGCGGCATGGGGGCTGCCGGTCTGTTTGAGAGAGAGGGGTGA